AAGTGAATCCATCGGCACCTGTGCATTGATCATCAATTTTACCTTACGTTCATAGAACTCATCAATAAGCGCGAGAAAACGTCTGGCAGGATTTTCATCTTTCAGCCCCATCACGGGGACGTCATAGAGCAATACCGTATGATAACAATTTGAGAGGTATATATAGTCGTTTTGGCTACGAGGCTCTTCACACAGTACTTTGAAGCTAATCGCTAAAACACCTTCAGCAGAACGAATTGCCTGCATTTTCCGATGATTCACTTCCAATATTGGGTTTTGCTGCCCTTCCTTCCCCGCCAGTTTTACAAACACCTCATCTAAATGATGGCGATTTTGTTCATTAACTGGCGATAAAAATAGATGGACTTGAGTCAGCGTACGCAAGCGATAGTCGATCCCTGCATCCACATTCATTACGTCACAATATTTTTTTATCTGTTCGATAGCAGGCAAAAAGCGAGCGCGTTGCAACCCGTTGCGGTAAAGGTTGTCAGGGATGATGTTGGATGTCGCGACTAATGTGATGCCCCGCGCAAATAGCCCTTCTAATAGAGTTCCTAGGATCATCGCGTCGGTAATGTCCGAGACAAAAAACTCATCGAAACACAAAATATCCGTCTGCTTTTTAAATTCATCAGCAATAATGTCGAGCGGATTTTCCTGTCCTTGCAGCGCCATTAAGTCTTCCTGCACTTTCTTCATAAAGCGATGAAAGTGTAAACGCAATTTGCGTTCTCCCGGTAAACTGTCGTAGAACATGTCCATCAACCACGTTTTACCGCGACCTACCCCCCCCCACATATATAACCCCTGAACTGGCTCGCAGGTTTTTGTGGATGATTTCCCTAACAAGCGTCCAAAGCGTTGTTTTAGACCATTTGGTCTTTCATTTGGAAAGCAAGGCGTAGCACTACAAAGTTGCTGATAAATCTTGTCTAATCGCTCTACGGCTTGTTTTTGTACGTCATCTGGCTGGTAATTGCCTTGCTCAAGAGCTTGTTGGTAACGCATGGTAGGGGTCATCGGTGACATCAACTCAGTGATCCTTAAAATTTTCGGTTTTTTTTACCGTTATATGATATACACTGCCTTTATTATAACCAGATTCTGTTAGCATTTAACTTTCGATTAACTATTCGGCATAGAGTAAGGAATTTCGCTTTATTATTCCACTCTTTAGCATTAACAGATTTGCTATTAGCAGGTATAGTTAGGGTAATCGAGCTAAATTTTGGCGACCATTTTCTGTGAATTTTGATTGAAGTAAACGAAGGAGTTAGCATGACTTGGGAGTATGCACTAATAGGATTAGTTGTTGGCTTTATCATCGGCGCATTGGTTGTGCGTTATGGCAATCCAAAACTTCGTCAACAAAAAACAGCACAGGCTGAATTAGACAAAAAAAGCACTGAGCTGGAAGAGTATCGTAAAGAACTCGTTAGCCATTTTGCTCGCAGCGCAGAGTTATTGGATAAAATGGCACGCGACTATCGCCAACTGTATCAACATATGGCGCAAAGCTCTTCCGAGTTAATGCCGGATATGCAGGATAACCCATTCCATTATCGTTTGACTGAATCTGAAGCCGATAATGACCAAGCACCGGTTAAAATGCCACCAAGAGATTACTCCGAAGGTGCTTCAGGACTGTTCCGCCCTCTCGAAGAAAAAGAGAAGTAATTTTTTGATTATGCCACCAGTAGCGCCCGTTACTGGTGGTGTTATTTCCCCGCTGCATCACTCCAATTCCGAATAAAATCTTATAGTTAGTTTAGCTACTGTATAGAAGTTAGCATTTCACCTAAACATCATGTAAATCGATGTAAAATTGTGGATAAGTACTATCCGCATAGGGAACTTTTCCGCATAATCCGTGGTCATAGTCATCAGTATAATATTATTTGAGACCCCAAAATACCTCCGCCCATATGACCTTAGTGTACCGTTTATAGGTACCATTCATATGAGCTGATATTTTCTATTGAGAGAATCTACGGAATGATGAAAAGAAAAAATTTCTTTCTGACAGCAGTCGCAATGAGTTTAGGTTTAACCCTGTCCACGATCCCAGCAATCAGTAGTGCCGCATTACCGGCCACATTACCTGTAACTGCACAAAGCCAAAACATGCCGAGCTTAGCGCCTATGCTGGAAAAAGTGCTGCCTGCCGTCGTGAATATCCATGTTTCAGGCACCCGTGTACAAAATCAACAAATTCCTGAAGAACTGAAATTCTTCTTTGGTCCAAATGTACCTTCACAACAACAAAGCGTGCGCCCATTTGAAGGTTTAGGTTCTGGCGTCATCATCGATGCGACACAAGGTTATGTTTTAACCAATAATCACGTTATTGATGGTGCTGATAAAATTCAAATTCAGCTCAATGACGGTCGTGAAATTGACGTTAAACTGATTGGTAAAGATCCACAAACTGACATTGCTTTATTAAAAATCAGCAATGCAAAAGATATCAAAAACCTCACCGCAGTTTCTATTGCAGACTCTGATAAACTGCGTGTTGGTGATTTTGCCGTCGCCGTTGGTAACCCATTCGGTTTAGGCCAAACTGCTACATCTGGGATTATCTCTGCGTTAGGTCGTAGCGGATTAAATCTGGAAGGCTTAGAAAACTTTATCCAGACTGACGCCTCAATTAACCGAGGTAACTCTGGTGGCGCTCTGGTTAACTTAAACGGTGAACTGATTGGGATTAACACAGCAATTTTAGCGCCGGGTGGCGGAAATATTGGCATCGGCTTTGCTATCCCGAGCAATATGGCGAAAAGCCTGAGCGAGCAGCTGATTAAACACGGTGAAGTTAAACGCGGAATTTTAGGTATTAAAGGTACAGAGATGAACTCTGATATCGCCAAAGCCTTTAATATCGATGCACAACGTGGTGCCTTCGTCAGTGAAGTCATTCCAAAATCATCAGCGGCAAAAGCAGGCATCAAATCAGGTGACGTTTTAGTTTCCGTTGATGGTAAGCGTATTAATAGCTTCGCTGAATTAAGAGCAAAAATTGGTACCAGCCAGTTAGGCAAAGAAATCACGCTTGGTCTAATCCGTTCAGGCAAACCAATGGAAGTGAAAGTGGTGCTAGAAAGCGATGAAGGTTCTGCAACCAACGCGGAAAAACTGAGTGAGTCCTTATTAGGTGCCACTATTTCCAATGCCGTTGTTAGCAATACCAAAGGGGTGCAAGTTGACAGTGTGGCACCTAAGTCTCCAGCTGCTGCGGTTGGTTTAGCGAAAGGCGACCTGATCTTTGGCGTGAATGACACTCGCGTGGAAAGTATCGACCAATTCCGCAAAATCATCGACAGCAAACCACCCGTATTAGCGATGAAAGTGCTGCGTGGTGGTGAAACTCTCTACCTATTAATGAAAAACTAATTCATTAAGTTACCACACATAAATCAATAAAACGGGTACAGTATCACTCTGCTGTACCCGTTTTTTTATGTTATGCTCAAAGCATCTCTCTGTCTGTCATTTCCACCCTAGCGAACTTGGTAACCTTTAACATGGTCAAAAAGCTGCTTGTGTCTGTCCTGCTTGGATTGGTCACTGCCTCAATCATTATTGTGGCTGTCCCCTCATTGCGCCCACAGGGACTGGCTGATTTACTGTATGGAAAAACCAATAGTGAGCCTGTGAGCTATAACAAAGCCGTACGCCGTGCTGCGCCTGCAGTGGTGTATGTCTATAGCAGTTCTAAGGGAAGTTTTTCCCAATCTGGTCGAGAACTACAATCTCTTGGCTCCGGGGTGATATTAAGCGCTAATGGCTACATAGTGACCAACAAACATGTGGTGGATAACCCTGATCAAATCCTTGTCGCTCTACAAGATGGTGCAATTTTCGATGCGCTTTTAGTCGGCTCAGATCCCCTTACCGACCTCGCAGTCTTAAAAATCGACGCTGAAAACCTCCCTGTTATCCCCATTAATACCAAGCGCATCACCCATGTTGGGGATGTGGTTTTAGCGATTGGAAACCCTTATAACCTTGGACAAACAGTCACCCAAGGGATTATCAGCGCGACAGGTCGTGTCGGGTTAAGCTCCACACGCCGCCAAAATTTCCTGCAAACCGATGCCTCCATTAACTCGGGTAACTCCGGTGGTGCCCTCATCAACACGGAAGGGGAATTGGTTGGTATAAACACACTTTCATTCAGTGCAGGGCAAGGAGTCAGTTCCGAAGGGC
The Providencia alcalifaciens DNA segment above includes these coding regions:
- the zapE gene encoding cell division protein ZapE is translated as MSPMTPTMRYQQALEQGNYQPDDVQKQAVERLDKIYQQLCSATPCFPNERPNGLKQRFGRLLGKSSTKTCEPVQGLYMWGGVGRGKTWLMDMFYDSLPGERKLRLHFHRFMKKVQEDLMALQGQENPLDIIADEFKKQTDILCFDEFFVSDITDAMILGTLLEGLFARGITLVATSNIIPDNLYRNGLQRARFLPAIEQIKKYCDVMNVDAGIDYRLRTLTQVHLFLSPVNEQNRHHLDEVFVKLAGKEGQQNPILEVNHRKMQAIRSAEGVLAISFKVLCEEPRSQNDYIYLSNCYHTVLLYDVPVMGLKDENPARRFLALIDEFYERKVKLMINAQVPMDSLYQGQLLAFEYQRCLSRLQEMQSEEYLKIPHLS
- the zapG gene encoding Z-ring associated protein ZapG; this translates as MTWEYALIGLVVGFIIGALVVRYGNPKLRQQKTAQAELDKKSTELEEYRKELVSHFARSAELLDKMARDYRQLYQHMAQSSSELMPDMQDNPFHYRLTESEADNDQAPVKMPPRDYSEGASGLFRPLEEKEK
- a CDS encoding Do family serine endopeptidase, yielding MKRKNFFLTAVAMSLGLTLSTIPAISSAALPATLPVTAQSQNMPSLAPMLEKVLPAVVNIHVSGTRVQNQQIPEELKFFFGPNVPSQQQSVRPFEGLGSGVIIDATQGYVLTNNHVIDGADKIQIQLNDGREIDVKLIGKDPQTDIALLKISNAKDIKNLTAVSIADSDKLRVGDFAVAVGNPFGLGQTATSGIISALGRSGLNLEGLENFIQTDASINRGNSGGALVNLNGELIGINTAILAPGGGNIGIGFAIPSNMAKSLSEQLIKHGEVKRGILGIKGTEMNSDIAKAFNIDAQRGAFVSEVIPKSSAAKAGIKSGDVLVSVDGKRINSFAELRAKIGTSQLGKEITLGLIRSGKPMEVKVVLESDEGSATNAEKLSESLLGATISNAVVSNTKGVQVDSVAPKSPAAAVGLAKGDLIFGVNDTRVESIDQFRKIIDSKPPVLAMKVLRGGETLYLLMKN
- the degS gene encoding outer membrane-stress sensor serine endopeptidase DegS; translation: MVKKLLVSVLLGLVTASIIIVAVPSLRPQGLADLLYGKTNSEPVSYNKAVRRAAPAVVYVYSSSKGSFSQSGRELQSLGSGVILSANGYIVTNKHVVDNPDQILVALQDGAIFDALLVGSDPLTDLAVLKIDAENLPVIPINTKRITHVGDVVLAIGNPYNLGQTVTQGIISATGRVGLSSTRRQNFLQTDASINSGNSGGALINTEGELVGINTLSFSAGQGVSSEGLSFAIPTALATKIMEKLIRDGRVVRGYIGITARELPQIRTNTNNINQIQGLRIFQVSANGPAAKSGIEQGDIILSLDGKPAVSAAETMDYVAEIRPGTKIPVQILRDGNVQNIDIMIEELPEGQAN